From Monomorium pharaonis isolate MP-MQ-018 chromosome 9, ASM1337386v2, whole genome shotgun sequence, the proteins below share one genomic window:
- the LOC105837198 gene encoding ras-related C3 botulinum toxin substrate 1 — MKGRSSSKIKSETMPPSSHTNWTRPLLKGGQTTQMQAARQQQLTMATTTSSSMTVGCIGAQNQNLVEHPATPLDKRIKVVLVGDGEVGKTSLVVSYSTNGFPGEYVPTAFDNYNVVVNVDGQPLNVQLCDTAGQDDFNPLRSLCYPETDVFLVCFSVVCPTSYNSVASRWINEVRKYCPNAPIILVGTKSDLRADVRLMLQLARYGQGPITTIQGHQLAHRLGAVSYVETSALTQHDLKEAFDQAIVSALNTRRGGASLLYRRRKPPPLWRRWLCCWERPSSSET; from the exons ATGAAAGGTCGCTCAAGTAGTAAGATCAAAAGCGAAACAATGCCGCCGTCCTCGCACACCAATTGGACAAGGCCGTTGCTCAAGGGCGGACAGACCACACAGATGCAGGCCGCCAGGCAGCAGCAACTGACGATGGCGACAACGACATCCTCGTCGATGACCGTCGGATGCATTGGAGCACAGAATCAAAATCTCGTAGAGCATCCCGCAACGCCACTCGACAAGAGGATCAAGGTAGTCCTGGTGGGCGACGGCGAAGTCGGCAAGACCAGCCTGGTAGTCTCATACTCCACCAATGGCTTCCCTGGGGAATATGTGCCAACTGCGTTTGACAATTACAACG TGGTGGTAAATGTCGATGGACAACCACTAAACGTCCAGCTGTGTGATACTGCAGGCCAGGATGACTTTAACCCACTGAGATCATTGTGCTACCCTGAGACAGATGTGTTCCTAGTTTGCTTCAGTGTAGTATGTCCTACATCTTACAACAGCGTGGCTTCCAGGTGGATCAATGAAGTGCGAAAATACTGTCCCAATGCTCCAATTATTTTG GTTGGGACGAAAAGTGATTTGAGAGCGGACGTGCGTCTGATGCTGCAGCTAGCGAGATACGGTCAGGGACCCATCACTACTATTCAGGGTCATCAATTGGCACATAGGCTAGGCGCCGTCAGTTACGTAGAGACGTCCGCGTTGACGCAACACGACCTCAAGGAGGCCTTTGATCAGGCAATAGTCAGTGCCCTCAATACACGGCGCGGAGGTGCCAGTCTACTTTATCGGCGTAGGAAGCCGCCTCCGCTGTGgcgtagatggttgtgctgcTGGGAAC